The Periplaneta americana isolate PAMFEO1 chromosome 10, P.americana_PAMFEO1_priV1, whole genome shotgun sequence genome includes a window with the following:
- the LOC138707569 gene encoding carbohydrate sulfotransferase 11 isoform X1 has protein sequence MANIWQLKVILIVLLILCTTSMVFYVGNLSQLENDSGRTLEPLVYRHLFANDSDQILLTRMVYLDRQEHLQKMCRSLVPDITHPPNITNDKNMFDHLLVDEKHRLLYCYVPKVACTNWKRVFMILTGLVNTSDPLKIPASVAHRKDIITRLSNYSSTEIENILQSFTKFLFVRHPFERLLSAYHNKLEQHYQSSKYFQSRFGRLIIKHYRQNPSNESLTRGDDVTFKEFAAYLTGQKEIVFNEHWKPIYDLCHPCTISYDIIGKYETLDQDSEFILKQVGETGISFPHAPKSSSTTSNLRKYFGTLHHDIIRQLYDVYEMDFKLFGYNLEEFLGYETG, from the exons ATGGCAAATATTTGGCAGCTGAAGGTCATCTTAATTGTTCTGCTAATCTTGTGTACAACTAGTATGGTTTTCTACGTTGGTAATTTATCACAATTGGAGAATGATTCTG gtCGAACCTTAGAGCCACTTgtctatcgtcatttgtttgcaAATGATTCTGACCAGATCTTACTTACCCGTATGGTATATTTGGATCGGCAAGAACATTTACAGAAAATGTGTCGCAGCCTTGTTCCAGACATTACACATCCACCAAACATtacaaatgataaaaatatgttcgATCACTTGTTGGTTGATGAGAAACATAGGCTACTCTACTGCTATGTACCTAAG GTAGCTTGTACTAACTGGAAGCGTGTATTCATGATTCTTACTGGATTGGTGAATACAAGTGATCCCTTGAAGATACCGGCCAGTGTAGCTCATCGGAAAGATATTATTACCAGGCTTAGCAACTATTCATCAACGGAAATCGAAAATATTTTGCAGTCATTCACAAAATTTCTCTTTGTTCGTCATCCATTTGAACGACTTCTGTCAGCTTATCATAACAAGCTGGAACAGCATTACCAaagctcaaaatattttcagtcaCGATTTGGAAGACTCATCATTAAGCACTATCGACAGAATCCTTCAAATGAGTCACTGACACGAGGTGATGATGTCACCTTCAAAGAGTTTGCTGCATACCTTACTGGGCAAAAGGAAATTGTATTCAACGAACATTGGAAACCAATTTATGATTTGTGCCATCCATGTACCATCAGTTATGATATTATTGGTAAATATGAGACTTTGGATCAAGATTCAGAGTTCATATTGAAGCAAGTGGGAGAAACTGGAATATCATTTCCTCATGCACCAAAATCATCGAGCACTACATCAAACCTTCGAAAATACTTCGGAACACTTCATCATGATATTATTAGGCAGCTTTATGATGTTTATGAAATGGATTTCAAATTATTTGGTTATAATTTGGAAGAATTCTTAGGCTATGAAACAGGTTAA
- the LOC138707569 gene encoding carbohydrate sulfotransferase 11 isoform X2 — translation MSRTLEPLVYRHLFANDSDQILLTRMVYLDRQEHLQKMCRSLVPDITHPPNITNDKNMFDHLLVDEKHRLLYCYVPKVACTNWKRVFMILTGLVNTSDPLKIPASVAHRKDIITRLSNYSSTEIENILQSFTKFLFVRHPFERLLSAYHNKLEQHYQSSKYFQSRFGRLIIKHYRQNPSNESLTRGDDVTFKEFAAYLTGQKEIVFNEHWKPIYDLCHPCTISYDIIGKYETLDQDSEFILKQVGETGISFPHAPKSSSTTSNLRKYFGTLHHDIIRQLYDVYEMDFKLFGYNLEEFLGYETG, via the exons ATGA gtCGAACCTTAGAGCCACTTgtctatcgtcatttgtttgcaAATGATTCTGACCAGATCTTACTTACCCGTATGGTATATTTGGATCGGCAAGAACATTTACAGAAAATGTGTCGCAGCCTTGTTCCAGACATTACACATCCACCAAACATtacaaatgataaaaatatgttcgATCACTTGTTGGTTGATGAGAAACATAGGCTACTCTACTGCTATGTACCTAAG GTAGCTTGTACTAACTGGAAGCGTGTATTCATGATTCTTACTGGATTGGTGAATACAAGTGATCCCTTGAAGATACCGGCCAGTGTAGCTCATCGGAAAGATATTATTACCAGGCTTAGCAACTATTCATCAACGGAAATCGAAAATATTTTGCAGTCATTCACAAAATTTCTCTTTGTTCGTCATCCATTTGAACGACTTCTGTCAGCTTATCATAACAAGCTGGAACAGCATTACCAaagctcaaaatattttcagtcaCGATTTGGAAGACTCATCATTAAGCACTATCGACAGAATCCTTCAAATGAGTCACTGACACGAGGTGATGATGTCACCTTCAAAGAGTTTGCTGCATACCTTACTGGGCAAAAGGAAATTGTATTCAACGAACATTGGAAACCAATTTATGATTTGTGCCATCCATGTACCATCAGTTATGATATTATTGGTAAATATGAGACTTTGGATCAAGATTCAGAGTTCATATTGAAGCAAGTGGGAGAAACTGGAATATCATTTCCTCATGCACCAAAATCATCGAGCACTACATCAAACCTTCGAAAATACTTCGGAACACTTCATCATGATATTATTAGGCAGCTTTATGATGTTTATGAAATGGATTTCAAATTATTTGGTTATAATTTGGAAGAATTCTTAGGCTATGAAACAGGTTAA
- the nac gene encoding GDP-fucose transporter 1 — protein sequence MIHEGLLRKYINIAVVVAAYWVISILTVFVNKALLSSQTVNLDAPLFVTWYQCVVSSVICFSLSMLSKIFPQTITFPEGSPLNREVAMKVLPLSVLFTGTIAFNNLSLKYVDVAFYYIGRSLTTVFNVALTYLILGQTTSCRTILCCAIIVGGFWLGVDQESVAGSLSIIGTVFGVLGSLALSMYSIYTKRVLPYVNQKIWLLSYYNNVYSSILFLPLIVVNKEIPVILRYERLGDIIFWLLMTGGGLCGFAIGFVTALQIQVTSPLTHNISGTAKACVQTVLATYWYDELKSPLWWLSNWVVLGGTAAYTRVRQQEMEQQQKSERLNRNQHV from the exons ATGATACACGAAGGACTTTTGAGGAAGTATATTAATATAGCGGTAGTGGTGGCTGCTTATTG GGTAATATCCATATTAACTGTGTTTGTAAACAAAGCGCTACTAAGTAGTCAGACTGTGAATCTTGATGCTCCATTATTTGTCACGTGGTACCAGTGTGTTGTCTCTTCAGTAATATGTTTTTCGTTAAGTATGCTTTCCAAAATCTTTCCACAAACTATCACATTTCCAGAAGGTTCGCCACTTAATCGAGAAGTGGCAATGAAG GTTCTTcctctttcagtattatttacgGGTACAATAGCATTCAACAATTTGTCCCTGAAATACGTAGATGTTGCGTTCTATTATATAGGACGTTCCCTAACAACAGTTTTTAATGTTGCATTAACTTACTTAATACTAG GTCAGACAACATCATGCCGAACAATATTATGTTGTGCTATAATAGTTGGAGGATTCTGGCTTGGGGTAGACCAAGAAAGTGTAGCAG GTTCTTTATCCATAATTGGAACAGTGTTTGGAGTTTTGGGCTCCTTGGCGCTCTCCATGTATTCCATTTACACTAAACGAGTACTTCCATATGTTAACCAAAAGATCTGGTTGCTGTCTTATTATAACAACGTGTACAGCAGCATTCTGTTTCTACCACTAATTGTCGTCAATAAGGAAATTCCTGTGATTTTAAGATATGAAAGACTGGGAGATATAATATTCTGGCTCCTGATGACTGGAGGTGGTTTATGTGGATTTGCAATTGGTTTTGTCACGGCTCTTCAAATACAG GTGACATCTCCACTGACACATAATATATCTGGAACTGCTAAGGCATGTGTTCAGACTGTCCTGGCAACTTACTGGTATGATGAACTGAAGTCACCTCTATGGTGGTTATCTAACTGGGTGGTACTTGGAGGTACTGCTGCCTACACGCGAGTGAGACAACAGGAGATGGAACAGCAGCAGAAATCCGAGAGATTGAACAGAAATCAGCATGTCTGA